CCCTCACGCGCCGTTACGGCGTGCAGTTCCACCCGGAAGTGGTGCACACGCCCAAGGGCGGGCAACTGCTGGGCAACTTCCTGGACATCTGCGGCGTCACGCGCGACTGGACGGCCGAGCACATCATCGACGAGCTGATCGCGGACGTGCAGGCTCAGGTCGGGGACGGCCGGGTGCTGCTGGCCATCAGCGGCGGCGTGGACTCCAGCACGCTGGGCCTGCTGCTGGCCAGGGCAGTCGGGGAGAAACTGACGGCGGTGTTCATCGACCACGGACTGCTGCGCCTCGGTGAGCGCGAGCAGGTCGAGGCGGCGCTGCTGCCGCTGGGCGTGAACCTCGTCACCGTGGACGCTCGCGCGGAATTCATGGCGGCCCTGGACGGCGTCTCCGACCCCGAGCAGAAACGCAAGATCATCGGCCGCGAGTTCATCCGCGCCTTCGAACGCGAGGCCCGCAAGTACGGTCCCTTCGACTTCCTGGCGCAGGGCACCCTGTACCCGGACGTGATCGAGTCCGCCGGGGGCGAGGGCGCCGCGAACATCAAGAGCCACCACAACGTGGGCGGCCTGCCGGACGACCTCGCGTTCAAGCTGGTCGAGCCGTTCCGCACGCTGTTCAAGGACGAGGTCCGCGAGATCGCGCGCCTGCTGGGCCTGCCGGACGCCGTGCGCATGCGTCACCCCTTCCCGGGGCCGGGGCTGGCGATCCGCTGCCTGGGCGCGATCAGCGAGGAGAAGCTGGACATCCTGCGCCGCGTGGACGACATCTTCATCAGCGGCCTGCGCGAGTTCGGGCTGTATGACGGGTGCTCGCAGGCGCTGGCGATCCTCACGCCCATCCAGTCGGTGGGCGTGATGGGCGACGAGCGCACGTACTCGTTCACGGCGGCGCTGCGGGCCGTGACCACCGACGACTTCATGACCGCCGAGTGGGCACGCCTGCCGTACGATTTCCTGGCGACCATGAGTAACCGCATCGTGAATCAGGTCCACGAGATCAACCGCGTGGTGTACGACATCACGGGCAAACCCCCGGCGACCATCGAGTGGGAATGACCCGCTGAAGCGACACAGGCAGGAGGCCCCCACCCGTATCAGCGGTGGGGGCCTCCTGCTTAATCGGAGTGCGTATTACTTCTTCTTCAGCAGGGCCACGTAGGCTTTCAGCTGCTCGGCCGTGCGTTCCTGTTTGAAGGGGTTGAACTGTCCGGGCTGCCCGCCCTGTCCGTTCTGACCCTGGGCGTTCTGCCCGCCGCTGCGGTTACCGCCGAAGCCGCCCACGCCGCCGGGCAGGCCGGGAATGCGGGTTCCGGCGTTCTGGCCGCTGCTCTGACGCTGGGCGCGCTGCGCTTCGCGTTCCTTCTCGGCTTTCAGGAACAGGCCGTCCAGCGCCGTGAGTTGCTTGGCGGTCAGGATCTTATCCTCGATCTGCGTGAGGTACTTCTTCGCGTCGTTGGGCTGCACGGCCGCCGCCTTCTGAAGGGTGGTCAGGATGGGAAGCAGTTGCGCGGCCTGCGCCTTGGTCAGGGCGGTGGCCCTGTTCTTCTCGAGGTCCGGGAGCAGGCGCACGGTCTGCGCGAGGTCCGTGATAGGTTGCATGGCTTTCATGCGGGCCTGCATTTCCGGGGTCATCTGGCGCTGGCCGGTCTGCTGCGCCGAGGCGGCGCCCAGGGTCAGGGCGGTCAGGGTGAGGGCGGCGGGAACGAGGCGGGCGGGAAGGGTCTTGTTCATGGTGGATCTCCTTGAGGGTTACTCGTAACGAAGGGAATCGACGGGGTCGAGGCGGGCGGCGCGGGCGGCCGGGTAGTACCCGAAGAACACGCCGACCAGCGCGCTGAACAGGAACGCGACGATCATGGGGGTCGGGCTGAAGACCGGGGCGATGCCCGCGAGGTTCCCCAGGTACGCCACGCCCACGCCGAGCAGCATGCCGATCAGGCCGCCGCCGATGGACAGCAGGCTGGCCTCGACCAGGAACTGCGTGAGGATGTCGCGCGGCTTGGCGCCCAGGGCCTTGCGGACGCCGATCTCGCGGGTGCGTTCCGTGACGGACACCAGCATGATGTTCATGATGCCGATGCCGCCGACGAGCAGGCTGATCCCGGCGATCGCGCCGACGAGCAGGGTCAGGGTGCCGGTCACGCTGCTGAGGCTGGCGAGGCTGTCCGCCTGGTTCTGCACCTGGAAGTCGAGGTTGTCCGGGTCGGTCTGGTCGTGGCGGGTGCTGAGCAGGTCGGTCACGTCCGCCTGAAGCGCGGTGAGGTCGTCGGCGCTGACTGCCTGGAGGTAGACGCTGCTGACGGTGGGTTCGCCGCCCGCGCTGTTGGTCCGCGCGAAGCGTTGCAGGTACGTGCCGAGCGGCACGAGCACCTGACTGTTGGCGTTCCCGAAGCCGCTGTTGCCCTTGTCGGGCAGGACGCCGGTCACGGTGAAGGACACGCTGCCCAGTCGGACCTTCTGCCCGATGGCCTGGTCGGGCGTCGCGTCCTCGCCCCACAGGTCGGTCAGGACCTGATGGCCGATCACGGCGACGCGTTTGCGGCTCCTGTTGTCGGCGTCCGTGAAGTACGCGCCGGTCTCGACCGGGCTGTTGCGCACCGTCTCGTAGGCGGGCCAGGTGCCGACCACGCTGGCCTGGGTGTTGGCGCTGCCGACCTTGGCCTGCACGTTGCTGTTCACGGTGGGGGCCACGCCCGCCACGCGGTCCGGGAAGGCGGCGGCCAGCGCCTCGGCGTCCTTGACGGTGACGGTCTGCCGGGGGCCGGCGCGGACCAGGCTGCCGCCGCCGCCGCCACGGGCGCTCTGCACGGTCAGCAGGTTGGTGCCCAGACTCTCGAGGTTCTTGGTGACCCCGGCGGTGCTGCCCTGCCCGATGGCAGTCAGGGCGACGACGGCGGCCACGCCGATGATCACGCCCAGCGCCGTCAGGACCGAGCGCAGCGGGGTGCCCACGATGGCGCGCCACGCGATGGTGAACGCGCCGCCCAGGCCGATACCGCCGCCCCGCCGGGGAGTGGCCGGGGCGGGCGCGGCGCGGTCGATGGTGGGCTGGTCGGGGGTGGGCTGGTCGGCGGCGGTCACGGCTGCCCTCCGGTCAGGTGGGGCGCGGTGTGGGCGGGCGCGTGAGGCATGGACGTGCGGGGCGTCTGGCGGCGGTCGGATTCGATCACTCCGTCACGCACGCGGATGACCCGCTCGGCGTACGCGCCGATGTCGTCCTCGTGCGTGACGATCACGACGGTGGTGCCCTCGGCGTGCAGGGCGCCGAACAGGGCCATGACCTCCTCGCTGGTGCGGGTGTCGAGGTTGCCTGTGGGTTCGTCGGCCAGCAGCAGGCGCGGGCTGCCCGCCAGGGCGCGGGCGACGGCCACACGCTGTTTCTGCCCGCCGCTGATCTGGCTGGGCAGGTTGCGGGCCTTGTCGGCCAGTCCCACGCGCCCCAGGACCTGCATGGCCCGCTCGCGGCGTTCGCGGGGCGGCACGCCGGCGTACGTGAGGGGCACCTCGACGTTCTCGACGAGACTCAGGCGCGGCAGCAGGTGAAAGGCCTGGAACACGAAACCGATGTCGGTGTTGCGGGCCTCGGCGCGTTCGTTCTCGCTGAGGGTGGTCACGTCCCGCCCGGCCAGCCGGTACGAGCCGCTGCTGGGCCGGTCGAGCAGCCCGATGACCTGCATCAGGGTGGTCTTGCCGCTGCCCGAGGGGCCCATCAGGGCGACCATCTCGCCCTGCGCGATCTGCACGCTGACGCCCTTGAGGGCCTCGAAGATCACGTCGCCCTGCTCGTACACCTTGCGCACGTCGCGGATGTCCACGACCGGACCGGCGGTCTGCGCGGCACTCACGGCGCGCCCCCGCCGAAGCCGCCGGCAGGCGGGCCGCCCGTCCCGAAACCGCCCTGGCTGTTCTGACGGTTCCCACTGCCCGTACCGGTGGTGCGGGCCGCGCCGGGCACGACGACCTGCTGTCCGGCTTCCAGGCCGCTGGTGATGACCGTGTTCGTGCCGTCGGTCGCGCCGGTCTCCACGCGGATGCGTTCGGGTTCCGCGCCCTGCCCGGCGGGCAGTTCCACGTAACTGCGGCCCCGCACGGTCTGAATGGCCTTGCTCGGCACGAGCAGGCCGGTTTCCTCGCTCTGGATGATCTCGGCCTCGGCGGTCATTCCGGCGCGCAGCTGCCCGTCGGGGTTGGGGAGCCCCACGGTGGCGGTGAACACGCTGATGCCGCTGCTCTGGGTTGCGCCGGGCGAGACGCGCACGACCTTGCCCGTGAAGGTCTGCCCGTCGAAGGCGTCCAGGGTGACCTCGGCGGTCTGTCCGGCCTGCACGCCGGCGATCTCGGTCTCGTCGATCTGCACGGGCAGGTTCAGGGTGGTGTCGTCCAGGACGGTCAGGATGGTCGCGCCGCTGTTCACGACGGTGCCCTCGGTGGCGGTGACGGTGCTGACCACCCCGGTGATGGGTGCGTACACCTTCAGGTCGGCGCGGTCCTGCTGCGCGGCCTTCAGGCTTTCCTGGGCCTGCTGCACCGCGATCTCCTGACTGCGGAGGTTCTGGGCGTCGCTGGTGCCGCCCGTGCCCGCCTGGGTCTGCGCGGCGCTCAGGCTGGCGCGGGCGCTGTCCACGCTCTGCTGGGCTTTCAGGACGGCTGACTGCGCGTCCGCCAGGGCCGAGGCGCTGAGTGCCCCGATGGCCGCCAGTTGCTGCTGGCCGTTCAGGGTGCGCTGGGCGTCCGTGAGGGTCTGCTGCGCCTGCGTGAGGGAATTCTGGGCGCCGGTGACGCTGCTCTGGCGCTGCGCGGCGCTGCTGGCCTGCGAGGCGCGCGTGGCGTCCAGTCCGGCGCGGGCCTTGTCGAGGTTTAGCTGCGCCGACGCCACGTTCTGCTCGACGGTGTCGCTGCTGAGGGTGGTGATCAGTTGCCCCCGCGTGACGCGCTCCCCGACGGCCGGGACCGCGCCGACCGTGGCGGTCAGGTCCGCGCCGACCGTGCGGGTCTGCGCGGCTTCCAGCGTGCCGGGACCGCTGACGGACACGCGGATCACGCCCTGCTGCGCGCGGGCGGTGCTGGTCGTGGCGACGGCCTGGGCGGTGTCGGCGTTGCTGGCGCGGTACGCGACGGTCCCGCCGACCGCGCCGATCAGCAGCAGGCCACCCACGATCCAGGGCCAGCGGGCGCGGCGTGCCGGGCGGGCCGGGCGTGCGGACGCGGCGCTCACAGCGTTCCCCCGATGCCGGTCAGGTTCTGCCCGGCGGCGACGGACAGCGCCGCCAGCGCCTCGGTGACGTTGTTCTGCGCCTGAAGGCGGCTGAACTGGGCTTTCTTAAGGGTCAGTTGCGTGCCCTGCAACTCGACGGCGCTGATGGTGCCGCTTTTCAGGCGGGCGCTGTCCTGCGTGTAGGTTTTCAGGGCGGCGGCCTCGCGGCTCTGCGCGACGCTCAGCAGTTCGGCGGCGTTCTGGGCGTTCTGGTAGGCGCTGGCCAGGGTCTGCTGTGCGTTCTTGCTGGCGGTGTCGGCGGCGCGCTGCGCGTTCGCCAGGGCGGTGCGGGCGTCCTGGAGGGTGCGGGCGGGCGTGAAGTCGTTGTCGGCGAGTTTCACGGTCAGTTGGGCGCTGCTCAGGTCGTTCGCGGCGCTCACGAGGCTGCTCAGGCCGCCCAGGTTGCCCTGCAGGGTGCTCAGGGTGACGCCCAGTTTGGGGGCGTTGATGACGCTGCCCGCGCGCACGGCGCTGCCCAGCCCGGTCAGCGTGCCGAGTTTCGCGGCGGCGAGGTTCACCTGCGCGCGGGCGTCGGCGAGGGTCTGCTGGCTGCCGCTCAGGGTGTTCTGCGCGTTCTGCACGTCCAGGGTGGTGGCGTTCCCGATGCCCAGTTTCACCTGCGCGACCTGCGCGGCCTTCTGGTCCACCTGGGTCTGCAGGGTCTGGAGTTCCACGTTCTCCTGCGCTTCGAGCAGGGCGTTGTACGCGCCGATGGTGTTCTGAAGGGCGGCGAGTCTGGCGGCCCGGAGTTGCGCCTGGGCCAGCGTCTCGGCGTTCTTCGCGTTCAGTTTCCCGGTGACCAGGGTGGCGGGGTCGGCCTGCGCGGCGCGGTTGGCGGCCTGCGCCTTGGTCAGGTTGGCCTGCGCGGTGTTCACGTCGGCCCCGGTCTTCAGGGCGGCGGTCACGGCAGTGCCGCCGCTGATGGTCTGCGTGCTCTGGGCGCTGGCGGCCGGGGTGACGGCCAGCAGCAGCGCGGCGCTCAGCAGGTGCAGGCGGCGGGGGTGGGCAGTGCGGGGGCGGGCGGGCGTGGGGGTGGGGTTCGTCATTGGGGGCCTCCGGCGGCGTTGTCGAGTTGAATCAGGGTGGTCTGGGCACTCAGGCGGGCGGACAGCAGGTCACGTTGCGCCTGCGCGAGGGTCAGTTCGGCGCTCTGCACGTCGTCGGGGGTGGCGGTTCCGGCCTGCACGCGGGCCTGCGCGGTCGCGAGTTGCTGCTGCGCCACCTGCACCTGCGTCTTGCGGGTCTGCACGGCGGTCAGGGCCTGCTGCGCGGCAATGAAGCGGCTGCGGACGTCGAGTTCCACGTTCTGCTGCGCGACGGTCAGGGACAGCGCCGCCTGCGTCACGGCCGCCTGGTCGGCGCTGAGGCTGGCGCGCTGCGCCGGGGAGTACACGACGTACGAGCCGCTGAGGCTGGCGGTCAGGCGCCCGGACGCGCTGCCAGAGCTGCTGCCGACCGGGACGCTGTAGGCGCTGCTCAGGGTGCCCTGCTTCAGGTTCAGGCTGGTGCTGAGCGTTCCGGCGCTGCCGCCGCCGTAGCCGACGCTGGCGGTCAGGTCCGGCAGGGTGGCGTCCCGCTGGGCTGTGTCCAGGGTGTCCTGCGCGGCGGCCAGGGTGTTCTGCGCGCTGATCACGTCGGCGCGGCCGGTGCGGGCGCGGGCGACCAGGGCACCCAGGTCCGGCAGGGTCAGGGTCGCCTGGGCGGGGGGGCTGAACGTCACGCGGCCCAGGCTGACGCCCAGCGCGGATTCCAGCGTGCGCTGCGCGGTGTCCAGCGTGCCCTGCGCCTGCGCGGCGGCCGACTGCGCCGCCTGCAGGGCCGCCTGGGCGCTCAGGACTGCCTCGGGCGCGGCGTTCCCGGCGGCGTCCTGCGCCTGCGCCACCTGAAGCTGCCGGGCGCGCAGCGCGACCGTCTGCGCGCCCATCTGCACGTCCTGCGTGGCCAGCACCGCGTCGAAGTACGCCTGCGTGACGTTCAGGCGGGCGCTGCGCTGCGCTTCCTGCAGGGTCGCGCGGGCCAGGGCGAGGCTGCGTTCCGAGGCGCGCAGGCCACTCTGGTTGTTCGACCAGGGCAGCAGGCCCAGGCTGACGCTGACCCCGGCGTTCCCGCCGAGGCTGGAGGCGGTCGTGGTGGCCGCGCCGTCACTGGTGGTCCCGGCGCCGCTGCCCACGTAACTGGCGTTGCCGTTCACGCTAACGGTCAGGCCCAGGGCGCTGCGGGCGGCCTCCAGGTTCTGCTGCGCGACCTGCACGCTCAGGGCGGCGCGGGTCACGCTGGGCGCCCCGGCGAGTTGCGCGTACGCCTGCTCCAGCGTGTAGGGCAGTGGTTCGGCGGGCTGGGAGGCAGGTGGCTGCGCGGACGACTGTGTGGACGACTGCGCGGGCGGCTGTGTGGACGACTGCGCGGGCGGCTGTGTGGGCGGCGTGGCCTGGGCCTGTGCCAGTGCAGGCCCGGACGCCGCGGCCAGCGCGGCGCTCAGGGCCAGGGCCAGCGGCAACCCACGGCGGGACGGACGGGCAGGAATGAACTTCATGCCCCGAGTGTGGCGGCGGCCCGCGAAGACTCCGCGCAGCCTCCATGAAGATTTGTCGAAGGCGCCCGGACACCGCCCAGGACGTCAGGAACGCCCCGGAACGCCCGAAAAGTTCCCCGGATCGCTTCGCCCGTCCTTCACGTACCTCACCTACCATGCAGGCATGAACGCCCTGATCCTGATTGTCGAGGACGAACCGCAACTGGCCGAGGTCCTCGAAGCCTACGCGCGGCAGGAAGGCTACCGCACCGAACGCGCCGCCGACGGAAACGCCGCCCTGCACGCCTTCCGCGCCCTGAACCCGGACCTGATCCTGCTGGACGTCATGCTGCCCGGCCGCAGCGGCCTGGACGTGCTGCGCACCGTGCGGGCCGACAGCGCCACGCCCGTGATCCTGGTCACCGCCCGCGCCGAGGAGACCGATCAGATCGTGGGACTGGAACTCGGCGCGGACGATTACGTCGTCAAGCCGTTCCGGCCGCGCGAGGTCATGGCGCGCGTGCGGGCCGTGCTGCGCCGCGCGACTGCCGCGGTCGAGGACACCGAACGCCCGGTGCGGGTCGGGCCGCTGGAAGTGGACAGGCGCGCCTTCGTGATCCGCGTGAACGGCGAGACCCTGAACCTCACCCCGGCCGAGTTCCGGCTGCTGTCGCAACTGGCCGAATCGCCGGGCCGGGCGTTCTCGCGCGAGGAACTGCTCGCGGCGGCCCTGCCGGACAGCGACGCCCTGGAACGCGTCGTGGACGCCCACCTGGCCAGCGTGCGCCGCAAACTGGAAGCCGTGAACGCCAGCGGCCTGCTGCACACGGTGCGCGGCGTCGGCTACCGCCTGGAAGCCGGGGCGTGACCCGCCCCCCTCCCCGCCCACAGGCGGGCACGCGCCCTCCCGCCGCGCCGGCCGGCGGGCGCCGCTGGGCGTGGCAGCGCAGCCGCCGCCCGCTGGCCGTGACGCTGCTGCTGGCGATGCTGCTGGTCGTGGGCGTGTCGGTGGGGAGCGTGCTGGTGTTCTCGAACCTGGTCGTGCAGCGGCAGGTGGACCGACTGCCCGACGACATCAAGCTCGCCATGCGCGAGCGGCAGGCGGCCCTGCACCGCGGCGAGGTGATCGTCCCGACGCCGCCCGTCCCGGAGATCCGCACCGGGATGATCGTGGACCCCTTCCTGGAACCCGGTCAGAGCAGCCCGGACGTGAACGGCGTGATCGCCCTGCCCAGCGGCGAGCAGGCCGAGGTCACGCAGGGCCGCCGCCCACGCGGACTGCGGGACCAGCCGCGTGACGTGCCGAACCGCTCGCAGGATTTCGTGCGGGACATCCAGCGCAGCCTCGTGCAGGTGGGCGCACTCGCCGTGACGGCCTCGGCGCTGCTGGCGTGGCTGCTGGCCCGGCGGATCGCGCAGCCGGTGTCGGCCGTGTCGCGCGCGGCGTCCCGGCTGGCCGGCGGTGACCTGGGCGCCCGCGCGCCCATGCAGAGCGGCGAGCGTGAAATGGCGGCCCTGGCGCAGAGCTTCAACGAGATGGCCGAGAACCTGCAACAGCTGGAGCAGGAGCGGCAGCAGGCCGTCGCGGACATCGCGCACGAACTGCGCACGCCCATCGCGGTCATGCAGGCCCGCCTGGACGCCCTGGAGGACGGCGTGTACCCGCTGAACACCGAGCAGATCGCGCTGCTGAGCACCCAGACGCAACTGCTGACCCGGCTGGTCGGGGACCTGCGGACCATCACGCTCGCCGAGGGCGGCAGCCTGGCCCTGGACCCCCGCCCGCTGGACCTGGGCGCGCTGGGCCGCGACGTGGTCCGCGACCTGCAGGACCGCGCCTCGGCGCGGCAGGTGACGCTCAGCGTGCAGGCGACCGAGACCCTGATCCACGGGGACCCGGTGCGGGTGCGGCAGATCACCACCAACCTCGTGGACAACGCCCTGCGGCACGCGCGCAGCCGCGTCAGCGTGCAGATCGAGGCGGTGCAGGGTCAGGCGCTGCTGCACGTCGAGGACGACGGCCCCGGCGTGCCCGAGGACAGCCGCGAGGCGGTGTTCACGCGCTTCACCCGCCTGGACAGCAGCCGCACCCGCGACACCGGCGGCAGCGGCCTGGGCCTGGCGATCGTGCGGGCCCTGGCCGACGCGCACGGCGGCGCGGCGCACCTGTCGGGCAGCGCCAGCCTGGGCGGGGCGCGCTTCACCGTGACCCTCCCGGCCCTGACCGACCCCGCGCCTTCCTCGACCGTGCCCGCGCCCTCCCACACGGCCTGAAGGGGGGGTGCGGTGGGGGGAAGGGCTGGCCCCTGCACCCGTCACTGCATTACAGTCAGAGTCGAATGGGGCCGCTCAGGGACCGTGCCACACGCCGCCGCGCTGCGCTGACGGCGCTGATCACCGTGGGGTGCGGCGTGTCCGCGCTGACCCTGCACACACAGAGCCCGACCACTGCCGCCAGGGTTGACCCGCCCCGCGCCATCACCACACTGGCCGCACTGAACCTGGCCGCGCCGCCCACCCCGACCGCCGCGTGGGTGACCGTTCAGACGACGTGGTACACCAGACCCGACCCACGCTCGCCGAAACTGCAACTGCTGCCCGCCCGCCGGGCCGTGACCCTGCACCGCTGCTTCGAACGCTGGTGCGAGGTCAGCGTGCCCGGCAACGACCTGCGCGGCTGGGTCATGCGGCCCACCGTGGACCTGAAAGGCGACTGCGCCGTGCTGGTCCCCCTGGGCCTGAAGGACCTGCGCCGCAGCGAGGGAACCTACAGCGCCGCGCGCGACCTGAACCACAACGGCCGCGCCTGCGACCGCGAGGATCTGCTCGCCACGCGCCCCTGAGCACGTCGAAGCGCCGCGCAGTTGATCGACACGGTACCTGCGCGGTCAACGCAGTGTGCTGACCTCATCCGCTCGGCCCCAGCGGTCTTTGCAGCCCATTCAAACGGAATCCGTATCAGCGCCGCGCCGGTCGTCCGGTGCGCCTGCGGGGAACTGCGGTAAACTCTCAGGGTTGCCCCGCGCACGAGTGGCGGGTGAAGGAGTCGAAATCATGGGTCTTGCTATTGGAATTGTGGGTCTGCCGAACGTCGGGAAAAGCACGCTGTTCAACGCCATCACGCGCGCCGGAGCGCTCGCCGCGAACTACCCGTTCGCGACCATCGAACCGAACGTCGGCCGAGTCACGGTGCCCGACGAGCGCCTCGCCGCGCTGAGCCGCGTGTTCACCAAGGGTGAGCGCGTCCCACCGATCATCCCGACCTTCGTGGAGTTCGTGGATATCGCCGGTCTGGTCAAGGGCGCCAGTCAGGGCGAGGGGCTGGGCAACCAGTTCCTGGCGAACATCCGCGAGGCGGACGCCATCGCGCACGTCGTCCGCTGCTTCGAGGACGGGAACGTCATTCACGTGGCGGGCCGCGTGGACCCCATCGACGACATCGAGACCATCAACACCGAACTGATCCTCGCGGACCTCGGCGGCCTGGAAAAACGCCTCCAGAACCTCCAGAAGAAAGCCAAGGGGAACGACAAGGACGCCAAGGAGCAGGCGGCGCTGGCCGAGCAGATCATTGCCGTGCTGGGCGAGGGCAAACCCGCCCGTGCCGGCACGTACGACGCGCCCATTCCCAAGGAATTCGGGCTGATCACCACCAAACCCGTCATCTATGTGGCAAACGTCGGCGAGGACGACCTGACGCAGGACAACGAGCACGTCCTGAAGGTCCGCGAGTACGCCGCCGCCGAGGGCGCGCAGGTCGTGAAGATCAGCGCGCAGATCGAGGGTGAACTCTCCGAGATGCCCGAAGAGGACGCCCGCATGTTCCTCGACGAACTGGGCGTGCAGGAAAGCGGCCTGGATCAGCTCGTGAAGGTCGGGTACGAGACGCTGGGCCTGATGACCTTCATCACCAGCGGCGAGAAGGAAGTCCGCGCGTGGACCATCCGCCGCGGCGAGACCGCCCCCGAAGCGGCCGGCGAGATCCACAGCGATCTGCAACGCGGTTTCATTCGCGCCGAGGTCATCGAGTGGGACAAGATGGTCGAGGCCGGAGGCTGGGCCGCCGCCAAGAGCAAGGGCTGGGTCCGCACCGAAGGCAAGGACTACGTCATGAAAGACGGTGACATCATGAACGTGCTGCATAACATGTGATACGGACTCCGATTGAATGGGCTGCAAAGACCGTTCAATCCGAGCGGATGCGAGTAGGAGAAAAACGGGTTCCGGACGTGGAGCTAACAGAGCCGGTGAAGTTCCGGGTTGTCAGCGAAACAGACGGAATCCGAATGATGGACTCCGATTGAATGGCTTACAAAGCCGCTGGGTCCGAGCGGATGCGAGCAGGAGCAGGTAACAGCTGAAGGTGGGGCGTTCCGGTTCAGTTGGAACGCCCCACCTTCAGCTTTCCATCTGCTTCCCGCTACTTCCCGACGCAGAAGTTGCGGAACACGGCGTCCACGATGTCTTCCTGCACGTCGCGGCCGGTCAGTTCGGCCAGGGCGCGCAGGGCTTCTTCGAGTTCGTAGCTGGCGAGGTCGTCCGGGGCGTGCGCGGCGGCCTGGATGTGGTTCAGGGCGCGGCGGGCGGCGTCGGCCTGCCGTTCGGTGGTCAGCCACGCCTCGCCGCGTGCGGCGTCGCCGAGCAGCGCGGCGCGGATGGCTTCACGCAGTTCCGGCAGGCCGTTTCCGGTGACGGCGCTGACGTTCAGGGCGCCGGGGTCGGTCCAGGCGGGGTTCAGGTCGGCCTTGGTGCGCACCCGGATGACGCGGGGGCCGCCGTGCGGGGGGAGGTTCAGGGTGACGGGCAGGGGTTCGCGGGGGGCGCTGCCGTCCTCGAGGATCAGGATCAGGTCGGCGGCGGCGGCCAGCGTGACGGCCTGCCGGACCCCGGCGGCCTCGATGGCGTCGTCGGTGTCGCGGATGCCGGCGGTATCGACGAGCGTGACGGGCACCCCGGCGAGTTCCAGGCCTTCCTCGAGGTAGTCGCGGGTGGTTCCGGCGACGGGCGTGACGATGCTGCGCTCGAAGCCGACCAGGGCGTTCAGGAGGCTGCTCTTACCGGCGTTGGGGCGGCCGATCAGGGCGAGGCGGGCGCCGCGCGTGGCGACCTGTCCGGCGCGGGCGGTGCGGAGCAGTTCGGTCAGGTCGTGCTCGGCGGCCGTGAGTGGCTGGGCGCGGTCCTCGTCGGGCACGCCTTCCTCGGGGTAGTCCAGCATGGCCTGCAGGGCGGCGAGGGTGCGGGTGACGTTCACGGCGACCCGCTCGACACGTCCTGCCAGGGCGCCGGTCAGGCCGAGGGTGGCCTGGCGGCGGGCGGCGTCGGTCTGCGCTTCGATCAGGTTCAGGACCGCCTCGGCCTGCGCGAGGTCCAGGCGGCCGCTCAGGTAGGCGCGCAGCGTGAACTCGCCGGGGCGGGCGGGGCGCGCGCCGAGTTCCAGGGTGCGGGCCAGCACGCGGGCCAGCACGGCGGGGCTGCCGTGCGTCTGGAGTTCGGCGACGTCCTCGCCGGTGTAGCTGCGCGGCCCTCTGAAGATCAGGCACAGGCCCTCGTCGAGAATCTCGCCGGTCTCGCCGGTCAGGTGCCCGAACAGGAAGCGGCCGCCGGGCGTGCGGGACGGGGCGCGCCGTCCCCGGAACAGGCCGTCCGCGACGCGCAGGGCGTCCGGGCCGCTG
This portion of the Deinococcus seoulensis genome encodes:
- a CDS encoding efflux RND transporter periplasmic adaptor subunit; amino-acid sequence: MSAASARPARPARRARWPWIVGGLLLIGAVGGTVAYRASNADTAQAVATTSTARAQQGVIRVSVSGPGTLEAAQTRTVGADLTATVGAVPAVGERVTRGQLITTLSSDTVEQNVASAQLNLDKARAGLDATRASQASSAAQRQSSVTGAQNSLTQAQQTLTDAQRTLNGQQQLAAIGALSASALADAQSAVLKAQQSVDSARASLSAAQTQAGTGGTSDAQNLRSQEIAVQQAQESLKAAQQDRADLKVYAPITGVVSTVTATEGTVVNSGATILTVLDDTTLNLPVQIDETEIAGVQAGQTAEVTLDAFDGQTFTGKVVRVSPGATQSSGISVFTATVGLPNPDGQLRAGMTAEAEIIQSEETGLLVPSKAIQTVRGRSYVELPAGQGAEPERIRVETGATDGTNTVITSGLEAGQQVVVPGAARTTGTGSGNRQNSQGGFGTGGPPAGGFGGGAP
- a CDS encoding ABC transporter permease produces the protein MTAADQPTPDQPTIDRAAPAPATPRRGGGIGLGGAFTIAWRAIVGTPLRSVLTALGVIIGVAAVVALTAIGQGSTAGVTKNLESLGTNLLTVQSARGGGGGSLVRAGPRQTVTVKDAEALAAAFPDRVAGVAPTVNSNVQAKVGSANTQASVVGTWPAYETVRNSPVETGAYFTDADNRSRKRVAVIGHQVLTDLWGEDATPDQAIGQKVRLGSVSFTVTGVLPDKGNSGFGNANSQVLVPLGTYLQRFARTNSAGGEPTVSSVYLQAVSADDLTALQADVTDLLSTRHDQTDPDNLDFQVQNQADSLASLSSVTGTLTLLVGAIAGISLLVGGIGIMNIMLVSVTERTREIGVRKALGAKPRDILTQFLVEASLLSIGGGLIGMLLGVGVAYLGNLAGIAPVFSPTPMIVAFLFSALVGVFFGYYPAARAARLDPVDSLRYE
- the guaA gene encoding glutamine-hydrolyzing GMP synthase, whose translation is MSVVILDFGSQFTRLIARRFRELGAYSVILPGSAPLERIMQENPQGIVLSGGPSSVYDENAPKPAPGVLDLDVPVLGVCYGMQFLAQQAGGDVKRAGKREYGKADLTSYGGQLFAGIQGEFVAWMSHSDSVTALPEGYEVVAQTADTPVTAIENALTRRYGVQFHPEVVHTPKGGQLLGNFLDICGVTRDWTAEHIIDELIADVQAQVGDGRVLLAISGGVDSSTLGLLLARAVGEKLTAVFIDHGLLRLGEREQVEAALLPLGVNLVTVDARAEFMAALDGVSDPEQKRKIIGREFIRAFEREARKYGPFDFLAQGTLYPDVIESAGGEGAANIKSHHNVGGLPDDLAFKLVEPFRTLFKDEVREIARLLGLPDAVRMRHPFPGPGLAIRCLGAISEEKLDILRRVDDIFISGLREFGLYDGCSQALAILTPIQSVGVMGDERTYSFTAALRAVTTDDFMTAEWARLPYDFLATMSNRIVNQVHEINRVVYDITGKPPATIEWE
- a CDS encoding TolC family protein — protein: MTNPTPTPARPRTAHPRRLHLLSAALLLAVTPAASAQSTQTISGGTAVTAALKTGADVNTAQANLTKAQAANRAAQADPATLVTGKLNAKNAETLAQAQLRAARLAALQNTIGAYNALLEAQENVELQTLQTQVDQKAAQVAQVKLGIGNATTLDVQNAQNTLSGSQQTLADARAQVNLAAAKLGTLTGLGSAVRAGSVINAPKLGVTLSTLQGNLGGLSSLVSAANDLSSAQLTVKLADNDFTPARTLQDARTALANAQRAADTASKNAQQTLASAYQNAQNAAELLSVAQSREAAALKTYTQDSARLKSGTISAVELQGTQLTLKKAQFSRLQAQNNVTEALAALSVAAGQNLTGIGGTL
- a CDS encoding ABC transporter ATP-binding protein; the encoded protein is MSAAQTAGPVVDIRDVRKVYEQGDVIFEALKGVSVQIAQGEMVALMGPSGSGKTTLMQVIGLLDRPSSGSYRLAGRDVTTLSENERAEARNTDIGFVFQAFHLLPRLSLVENVEVPLTYAGVPPRERRERAMQVLGRVGLADKARNLPSQISGGQKQRVAVARALAGSPRLLLADEPTGNLDTRTSEEVMALFGALHAEGTTVVIVTHEDDIGAYAERVIRVRDGVIESDRRQTPRTSMPHAPAHTAPHLTGGQP